A DNA window from Gillisia sp. Hel1_33_143 contains the following coding sequences:
- the uvrA gene encoding excinuclease ABC subunit UvrA, whose amino-acid sequence MARAEENIEVLGARVHNLKNIDVTIPREKLVVITGLSGSGKSSLAFDTIYAEGQRRYIETFSAYARQFLGGLERPDVDKIEGLSPVIAIEQKTTSKNPRSTVGTITEIYDFLRLLFARTADAYSYNTGEKMVSYTDEQIKNLIIEDFKDKRISILAPVIRSRKGHYRELFEQIAKMGFVKVRTDGEIRDIVKGMKLDRYKTHEIEIVIDRLKIDDSVQNQKRLEESINTAMYHGDDVLMIMEQDSGEIRYFSRNLMCPTTGISYPNPEPNNFSFNSPKGACPTCNGIGTLHKVNIDKLIPDASKSIKKGALAPHGPQKKNWVFSQLELIAERFDFSLADAVSTIPADAMNMILYGGKEKFSKESKSIGITRDFKIDFEGIATFIETTYHNNDSTSLKRWAKEYMDKIECPDCNGSRLRKESLYFKIEDQNIAELASKDIVDLADWFKDLDAKLTEKQLAIATEVIKEIKTRLQFLVDVGLTYLSLNRGSKSLSGGEAQRIRLATQIGSQLVGVLYILDEPSIGLHQRDNEKLINSLVALRDIGNSVIVVEHDKDMIERADHVIDIGPRAGKHGGEIISQGTPEEIMKHDTITAAYLNGTMKMEIPDKRRKGNGKTLELKGATGNNLKNVSIKIPLGKMIAVTGVSGSGKSTLINETLYPIMNAHYFNGVKVPKPYRSIKGLEHLDKVIDINQTPIGRTPRSNPATYTGVFSEVRNLFAKTPEAMIRGYKPGRFSFNVKGGRCETCKGGGLRVIEMNFLPDVYVECETCQGKRFNRETLEIRYKGKSISDVLEMTINEATSFFELIPKIYRKVKTIQDVGLGYITLGQQSTTLSGGEAQRIKLATELSKRDTGNTFYILDEPTTGLHFEDIRVLMDVLNTLANKGNTVLIIEHNMDVIKMADHIIDIGYEGGKNGGKVLVTGTPEEVAKHKKSYTAHFLRKELN is encoded by the coding sequence ATGGCTAGAGCTGAAGAAAATATTGAAGTATTAGGGGCCAGGGTTCATAATTTAAAAAATATTGATGTAACCATTCCCCGAGAAAAATTAGTGGTTATTACAGGACTTTCAGGTTCTGGAAAATCGTCTTTAGCATTTGATACTATTTATGCTGAAGGCCAGAGAAGATATATTGAAACATTCTCTGCTTATGCAAGACAATTCTTAGGAGGTTTAGAAAGACCGGATGTAGATAAAATTGAAGGATTATCACCGGTAATTGCTATAGAGCAAAAAACCACCAGCAAAAACCCTCGAAGTACCGTTGGAACTATTACAGAGATCTATGATTTCTTAAGGTTGTTATTTGCGAGAACTGCAGATGCTTATAGTTACAACACCGGGGAGAAAATGGTGAGCTATACAGATGAGCAGATAAAAAATCTTATTATAGAAGATTTTAAGGATAAAAGAATAAGCATACTAGCTCCCGTAATAAGATCGAGAAAAGGGCATTATCGTGAACTCTTTGAGCAAATTGCCAAAATGGGATTTGTAAAAGTGCGAACAGATGGAGAGATTCGAGATATTGTTAAGGGAATGAAACTCGACAGGTATAAAACCCATGAGATCGAGATTGTAATAGACAGACTTAAGATTGATGATAGTGTTCAAAATCAGAAGAGATTAGAAGAAAGCATCAATACTGCCATGTACCATGGAGATGATGTTCTAATGATCATGGAACAGGATTCTGGAGAAATACGTTATTTTAGTAGGAATTTGATGTGTCCTACTACCGGTATCTCCTATCCTAATCCAGAGCCAAATAATTTCTCTTTCAATTCTCCAAAGGGTGCTTGTCCAACTTGTAATGGTATTGGGACACTTCATAAGGTGAATATAGACAAGCTCATTCCAGATGCTTCAAAATCTATTAAGAAAGGAGCATTAGCGCCACACGGACCTCAGAAAAAGAACTGGGTTTTCTCACAACTAGAACTTATTGCAGAACGGTTTGACTTCTCTTTAGCAGATGCTGTAAGTACCATCCCTGCAGATGCGATGAACATGATCTTATATGGAGGGAAAGAAAAATTTTCCAAGGAGTCTAAAAGTATAGGGATTACCAGAGATTTTAAAATTGATTTTGAAGGGATTGCTACTTTTATTGAAACTACCTATCATAATAACGATTCTACTTCTTTAAAGAGGTGGGCAAAAGAATATATGGACAAGATAGAATGTCCAGATTGCAATGGTTCCAGATTAAGAAAGGAATCGCTGTATTTTAAGATCGAAGATCAAAACATAGCAGAGCTAGCATCTAAAGACATTGTAGATCTTGCAGATTGGTTTAAAGATCTTGATGCTAAACTTACAGAAAAACAGCTAGCTATAGCTACAGAAGTTATAAAAGAGATCAAAACGAGATTGCAATTCTTAGTAGATGTGGGTCTTACCTATTTATCTTTAAATAGAGGTTCTAAATCTTTATCTGGAGGAGAAGCGCAAAGAATAAGACTAGCTACACAAATTGGTTCTCAACTGGTGGGTGTGCTTTATATTTTAGATGAACCTAGTATTGGGCTGCACCAACGAGATAATGAGAAACTTATCAATTCTCTGGTTGCCTTAAGAGACATAGGTAATTCTGTTATAGTTGTAGAGCACGATAAAGACATGATAGAAAGAGCAGATCATGTTATAGATATAGGTCCGAGAGCTGGAAAACACGGAGGAGAAATAATTAGCCAGGGAACTCCAGAAGAGATCATGAAACATGATACCATTACGGCTGCATATCTTAATGGAACCATGAAAATGGAAATTCCGGATAAGAGAAGGAAAGGAAACGGAAAAACGTTAGAACTTAAAGGAGCCACCGGTAATAATCTTAAAAATGTATCTATAAAAATCCCTTTAGGAAAAATGATCGCGGTTACCGGTGTTTCAGGAAGTGGAAAATCTACGCTTATTAATGAAACGCTATATCCTATAATGAACGCTCATTATTTTAACGGCGTAAAGGTTCCAAAGCCTTACAGGAGTATTAAGGGATTAGAACACTTAGATAAAGTTATAGATATCAATCAAACGCCAATTGGAAGAACTCCGCGTTCTAACCCGGCTACGTATACTGGAGTATTTTCTGAAGTGAGAAATCTTTTCGCAAAAACTCCAGAAGCTATGATTCGCGGTTACAAACCTGGAAGATTTAGTTTTAATGTAAAAGGAGGTAGATGTGAAACTTGTAAAGGTGGCGGGTTACGAGTTATAGAAATGAATTTTCTTCCTGATGTTTATGTAGAATGTGAAACCTGCCAAGGAAAAAGATTTAACAGGGAAACGCTAGAGATTAGGTATAAGGGAAAATCTATTTCTGATGTGCTGGAGATGACCATTAATGAAGCTACTAGCTTTTTTGAATTGATTCCGAAGATCTACAGAAAAGTAAAGACCATACAGGATGTTGGTCTTGGATATATTACATTAGGGCAACAAAGTACTACGCTCTCTGGAGGAGAGGCGCAACGTATTAAATTAGCTACAGAACTTTCAAAAAGAGATACCGGAAATACTTTTTATATTCTTGATGAACCAACTACCGGATTACATTTTGAAGATATACGTGTTTTAATGGATGTTTTGAATACATTAGCAAACAAAGGAAACACTGTGTTGATCATAGAACATAATATGGATGTTATTAAAATGGCAGATCATATTATAGACATTGGTTACGAAGGTGGCAAAAATGGTGGTAAGGTACTTGTAACAGGAACTCCTGAAGAAGTTGCCAAACATAAAAAGAGCTACACCGCTCATTTTCTTAGAAAAGAATTAAATTAA
- a CDS encoding TIGR00730 family Rossman fold protein, translating into MNTKQGNKAWNEIRTNDSWAIFKIMGEFVKGYEKLSQIGPCVSIFGSARTKPDQKYYKLTERIAQKIVDHGYGVITGGGPGIMEAGNKGAHLGGGTSVGLNIDLPFEQHDNPYIDQDKSLDFDYFFVRKVMFVKYSQGFVVMPGGFGTLDELFEAITLIQTNKIDKFPIILVGTDFWGGLIDWVRSTLLDTFENISAGDMDLVQVVDTEDEVIDILDKFYDEYNLSPNF; encoded by the coding sequence ATGAATACAAAGCAAGGCAATAAAGCCTGGAACGAAATTAGAACCAACGATTCTTGGGCCATTTTTAAAATAATGGGAGAATTTGTAAAAGGTTATGAAAAACTTAGTCAGATTGGTCCATGTGTATCCATTTTTGGATCTGCAAGAACAAAACCAGATCAAAAATATTACAAGCTAACAGAACGTATCGCGCAAAAAATTGTAGATCACGGTTATGGTGTAATTACTGGTGGTGGACCAGGGATCATGGAAGCAGGAAATAAAGGAGCACATCTTGGAGGAGGAACTTCTGTTGGTTTAAATATAGACCTACCGTTCGAACAACACGATAATCCTTATATAGATCAGGATAAAAGCTTAGATTTTGATTACTTTTTTGTTAGAAAAGTAATGTTCGTAAAATACTCTCAGGGTTTTGTTGTTATGCCAGGAGGATTTGGAACTTTAGATGAATTATTTGAAGCTATTACACTAATACAAACTAATAAAATAGATAAATTTCCTATTATTCTTGTAGGTACAGATTTTTGGGGTGGCCTAATAGATTGGGTTAGATCTACACTTTTAGATACTTTTGAAAATATAAGTGCTGGAGATATGGATCTTGTTCAAGTGGTAGATACAGAAGATGAGGTTATAGACATTTTAGATAAATTCTATGATGAATATAATCTAAGTCCTAATTTCTAA
- a CDS encoding metalloprotease produces the protein MYVGGILGYAQTRTEITAVLNDSTNIFNIQQKIIYKNSSTSVLKDIYLNDWANSFRDKSTPLAKRFAEDYLRRFHFAKEQERGYTKIYGINDANILPLSWVRSDSLPDIVQVNLSKPLQPGESTEINLLYQVKIPSEKFTRYGYDDDGNFKLKYWYITPAVYDGKWVLYSDKNLGNQYSPPINIKLKLSTRPYLYVASPLTQEKLVTEDQYKTSYLSGINVVTSDLYLTKTFRFESLSANSKVILTNLEDEGLNPEIKTFLLERIMKFLQTRLGEYPHKSLMITKDDYQDKPVYGLNQLPKFIRPFPDGFNYDMKQLKTIIHTYLKNTVLINPREEQWLYDAIQISLMMDYVDEYYPKMKLLGSLSNIIGIRWFHASDLEFNDQYPFLYEHMARMHMDQSLATTQDSLVKFNQNIANAYKAGAGFHYMNDFLETDAVKRSISEFYKKNVLQPTSSAEFEQILKKNADKDVNWFFKDYVQTDDKIDFKISKLKKSKDSLEVTIRNKRANGMPVSLYGLKDGKVVYKEWVEDIGSRKTVTIPRDSIERLALNYNAAIPEVNKRDNYKGVTTLFNKPIQFRIFQDVEDPHYNQMFFMPEFSYNLYDGLAIGPKLYNKTFLSRNFDFRISPKFGFTSKTIVGSAAIANTQFFDDQNLFAVKYGIGGTRFSYGYDLFYNKYTPFLGFYFRNNYLRDNLRQSLFIRSVNVEQDLNPLNPVDQPKYNVFNISYNFKDANLVDYFSGGIDYQLAKNFSKVALNLEYRKLFRNNRQLNLRFYAGTFLYNDETDNDYFSFALDRPTDYLFDYNYYGRSQSSGLFSQQIILAEGGFKSKLEPAYANQWITTVNASTNIWKWIYAYGDVGAVKNELKNAEFLYDSGIRLSFVADYFELYLPVYSNLGWEIGQENYDQKVRFIVTLDINTLIKLFTREWY, from the coding sequence TTGTACGTAGGGGGAATCCTTGGGTATGCCCAAACCCGTACAGAAATTACTGCGGTCTTGAATGACTCTACCAATATTTTTAATATTCAGCAGAAGATCATCTACAAGAATAGCAGTACTTCGGTATTGAAGGATATTTATTTAAATGACTGGGCAAATAGCTTTAGAGATAAGTCTACTCCATTAGCCAAGAGATTTGCAGAAGATTACCTTAGAAGGTTTCATTTTGCAAAAGAACAAGAGCGAGGCTACACTAAGATTTATGGTATTAACGATGCCAATATCCTTCCTTTATCATGGGTGAGATCAGATAGTCTGCCAGATATCGTGCAGGTAAATTTAAGCAAGCCACTTCAACCGGGAGAATCTACAGAGATCAACTTACTCTATCAGGTCAAGATACCTTCAGAAAAATTTACTCGTTACGGTTATGATGACGATGGAAATTTTAAGCTGAAGTACTGGTATATCACTCCTGCAGTTTATGATGGTAAATGGGTTTTGTATAGCGATAAGAATTTAGGCAATCAATACTCCCCTCCTATCAATATTAAACTTAAGTTATCTACTAGACCTTATTTATACGTTGCGTCTCCTTTAACCCAAGAGAAATTAGTTACCGAAGACCAATACAAAACGTCTTATCTTTCTGGTATCAATGTAGTAACATCAGACCTTTACCTGACCAAAACATTTAGATTTGAATCGCTTTCTGCAAATTCAAAAGTAATACTTACTAATTTAGAAGATGAAGGGTTGAACCCGGAGATCAAAACTTTCTTGCTAGAAAGGATCATGAAATTCCTTCAGACCAGGCTGGGCGAGTATCCTCACAAATCTTTGATGATCACTAAAGATGATTATCAGGATAAGCCTGTATATGGTCTTAATCAGCTTCCTAAATTTATAAGACCTTTTCCAGATGGTTTTAATTATGATATGAAGCAATTAAAAACCATCATTCATACCTACCTAAAAAATACCGTTTTAATAAATCCCAGAGAAGAACAATGGTTATATGATGCCATACAGATTTCCTTAATGATGGATTATGTAGATGAGTATTATCCTAAAATGAAGTTGCTGGGTAGCTTAAGCAATATTATTGGAATTAGATGGTTCCATGCTTCAGATCTAGAATTTAATGATCAGTATCCTTTCCTGTATGAGCATATGGCTAGAATGCATATGGATCAATCCTTGGCTACTACTCAAGATTCTTTGGTAAAATTCAATCAGAATATTGCCAATGCATATAAAGCGGGAGCAGGATTTCATTATATGAATGACTTTTTAGAAACAGATGCTGTAAAAAGATCTATTTCAGAATTTTATAAAAAGAATGTTCTACAACCAACAAGCAGTGCAGAATTTGAACAAATATTAAAGAAGAATGCTGATAAAGATGTAAACTGGTTCTTTAAAGATTATGTTCAAACCGATGATAAAATAGATTTTAAGATATCAAAACTTAAGAAAAGTAAGGATTCTCTAGAGGTTACCATTAGAAATAAACGTGCTAATGGTATGCCTGTTTCGTTATATGGGTTAAAAGATGGAAAAGTAGTTTATAAAGAATGGGTAGAAGATATTGGTTCCAGAAAAACGGTTACCATTCCAAGAGATAGCATAGAGCGATTGGCTCTAAATTACAATGCAGCCATTCCAGAAGTTAACAAAAGAGATAATTATAAAGGAGTTACTACTCTTTTTAATAAACCTATACAGTTTAGAATTTTTCAGGATGTAGAAGATCCTCATTACAACCAGATGTTCTTTATGCCAGAATTTAGTTATAACCTTTATGATGGCTTGGCAATAGGACCAAAATTATATAATAAGACCTTTTTAAGCAGAAACTTTGATTTCAGGATTTCTCCAAAATTCGGATTTACGAGTAAGACAATTGTAGGTTCTGCCGCTATTGCCAATACTCAATTTTTTGATGATCAAAATCTTTTTGCTGTAAAATATGGAATTGGAGGAACAAGATTTTCTTATGGTTATGATTTATTCTATAATAAGTACACTCCCTTTTTAGGTTTTTATTTTAGAAACAATTACTTAAGAGATAACTTAAGACAGAGTTTATTTATAAGAAGTGTAAATGTAGAGCAAGATCTAAATCCATTAAATCCTGTAGATCAACCAAAATATAATGTATTTAATATAAGCTACAATTTTAAAGATGCCAATTTAGTAGATTACTTCTCTGGAGGAATAGATTATCAATTGGCAAAGAACTTCAGTAAAGTTGCTCTAAACTTAGAATACAGAAAGCTATTCAGAAACAATAGGCAATTAAACCTAAGGTTCTATGCTGGAACGTTCCTATATAATGATGAAACAGACAACGATTATTTTAGTTTTGCATTAGATAGACCTACAGATTATCTTTTTGATTATAATTACTACGGACGTAGTCAAAGTTCCGGACTTTTTAGCCAACAGATAATATTAGCGGAAGGTGGATTTAAATCTAAGCTAGAACCTGCGTATGCAAATCAATGGATCACTACGGTAAATGCAAGCACCAACATTTGGAAATGGATCTATGCTTATGGTGATGTGGGTGCAGTTAAAAACGAATTGAAGAATGCAGAATTTCTTTACGATTCTGGGATTAGACTAAGTTTTGTTGCAGATTATTTTGAACTATATCTTCCAGTTTATTCCAATCTAGGTTGGGAAATTGGTCAGGAAAATTATGATCAAAAAGTTAGATTCATAGTCACTTTAGATATTAATACGCTCATTAAATTGTTTACTAGAGAGTGGTATTAA